In Leisingera sp. NJS204, the following are encoded in one genomic region:
- a CDS encoding response regulator gives MKQKPGIFSFRSIRAKFLAVVTPLVLASTVIVFGLFEFNAQREAEDRLNNKLEKLVAIQSAVVAESMWNVADEQIKLILKALAIDPDISGAAVYDDQDILVAWIGKVEDLEQEQFFAEKEIVYVYDDSSEVIGRLAIALTDAQIRAAARQRLTTAGILGALLLGAIIFSTLIANRRTIGIPLERLLNSINSARVKGERVPVDWLSRDEIGTVVAAFNEMQKRQQADEAALRRARDELEQRVEERTRELAEATLAAKRAQMQLSHAIESISDGFSLYGPDDRLIICNRRYRELLYHGIEDIVVAGASFDEIIRSAAEKGLIKDALDAPEDWIAERNAQHKNPGETHLQERADGRWIRVSERKTDDDSTVAVYTDITELKEREQEAEEANRAKSQFLANMSHELRTPLNAVIGITEMLMEDAEEFGQEDFIEPLERISRAGKHLLNLINEILDLSKIEAGKFEMYIESFDLLSLIQDATTTVRPMAEKNGNELTVDCPDDLGTIAADQTRMRQIILNLLSNASKFTENGRIALVARAVEDDRGSTVSISVTDTGIGLSAEQINRLFEDFSQADSSTTRRFGGTGLGLAISRRLARMMGGDIEVQSALGEGATFTFHLPRVAGVSSGDDDASPMSKRPPALPINSARRDNPRILVVDDDKASRELMRVMLAKEGYDVVTAVDGRDGLELARRLMPSAITLDVVMPELDGWEFLKEIKSDKETAAIPVIMATMTEEPDRGFALGASEYMTKPIDREKMKALLSKYHPQDRTPEVLVVEDDPDVRDVLRGIFSKNGWDVTEAENGNIGIERLNGCQPDLIMLDLLMPEMDGFQFLEALRQRPEYGRITIVVLTAANLTPEDHQRLNGGVTQIVQKTDIGRSELLATIREIIVENTPQPTQEAVG, from the coding sequence ATGAAGCAAAAGCCAGGAATATTTTCGTTCAGGTCGATCCGGGCAAAATTTCTTGCCGTTGTGACGCCGCTGGTTCTTGCATCGACCGTAATTGTTTTTGGGCTTTTTGAATTCAATGCGCAGCGCGAAGCCGAAGACCGGCTCAATAACAAGCTCGAAAAACTGGTCGCAATCCAAAGTGCCGTGGTTGCGGAATCGATGTGGAACGTTGCCGACGAGCAGATCAAGCTAATCCTCAAAGCCCTTGCCATTGATCCGGATATCTCGGGCGCGGCGGTCTATGACGATCAGGACATACTGGTTGCGTGGATTGGAAAGGTCGAAGATCTCGAGCAGGAACAGTTCTTTGCGGAAAAAGAAATCGTCTATGTGTATGACGATAGCAGCGAGGTCATCGGGCGCCTGGCCATCGCGCTGACTGACGCCCAGATACGCGCCGCTGCACGGCAGCGACTGACGACGGCCGGAATCCTGGGCGCTCTTCTTCTCGGGGCCATCATTTTTAGCACGTTGATCGCAAATCGCCGCACAATCGGTATCCCACTCGAACGGCTCTTGAATTCGATCAACAGTGCCCGCGTCAAAGGTGAGCGCGTTCCGGTGGACTGGCTCAGCCGTGACGAGATTGGCACGGTTGTCGCGGCATTCAACGAAATGCAGAAACGCCAGCAGGCGGATGAGGCGGCGCTACGCAGGGCGCGCGACGAATTGGAACAGCGTGTCGAGGAACGGACCCGTGAACTGGCCGAAGCGACCCTTGCTGCAAAACGAGCCCAAATGCAGCTGTCTCATGCCATTGAAAGCATCTCCGACGGGTTTTCATTGTACGGCCCCGATGATCGCCTGATCATTTGCAACCGTCGATATCGTGAACTCCTCTATCACGGAATCGAAGACATCGTTGTCGCTGGTGCCTCGTTCGATGAGATCATCCGAAGTGCCGCTGAAAAAGGTCTTATCAAGGATGCGCTCGATGCACCGGAGGACTGGATCGCGGAGCGAAACGCGCAGCACAAGAACCCGGGAGAGACACATCTTCAAGAACGTGCGGACGGCCGCTGGATCCGCGTCAGCGAGCGAAAAACCGACGACGACAGCACCGTTGCCGTTTACACCGACATAACTGAACTCAAGGAACGGGAGCAGGAAGCCGAGGAGGCGAACCGTGCGAAAAGCCAGTTCCTCGCCAATATGAGCCACGAACTGAGGACGCCGCTCAATGCGGTGATTGGCATTACCGAGATGCTGATGGAAGATGCCGAGGAATTCGGACAGGAGGACTTTATTGAGCCTCTGGAACGCATTTCGCGCGCAGGAAAGCACCTGCTGAACCTGATAAATGAAATTCTCGATTTATCGAAAATTGAAGCCGGCAAGTTTGAGATGTATATCGAAAGCTTCGACTTGCTGAGCCTGATCCAAGACGCAACGACAACTGTGCGTCCGATGGCCGAGAAGAACGGGAATGAGTTGACCGTTGATTGCCCGGATGATCTCGGGACGATCGCTGCCGATCAGACGCGAATGCGCCAGATCATCCTTAATCTTCTGAGCAATGCCAGCAAGTTTACCGAAAACGGAAGGATCGCTCTGGTGGCGCGGGCGGTGGAGGATGATCGCGGTTCGACGGTTTCGATTTCGGTTACAGATACTGGCATCGGGTTGAGTGCAGAACAGATTAACCGGTTGTTTGAAGATTTCAGCCAGGCCGACAGCTCGACTACCCGCCGCTTCGGCGGCACCGGACTGGGCCTGGCAATCAGTCGGCGTCTGGCGCGGATGATGGGGGGTGACATCGAAGTGCAAAGCGCGCTTGGCGAGGGTGCAACATTTACCTTTCACCTGCCACGCGTGGCAGGTGTCAGTTCGGGCGACGACGACGCATCACCCATGTCCAAGCGCCCGCCGGCGCTGCCGATCAATTCAGCTCGGCGTGACAACCCACGGATCCTGGTGGTCGATGACGACAAGGCGTCCCGTGAGCTGATGCGCGTCATGCTGGCTAAAGAAGGCTACGATGTCGTGACCGCCGTCGATGGCCGGGACGGACTCGAACTCGCGCGCAGACTGATGCCCTCTGCAATCACACTCGATGTCGTGATGCCGGAGTTGGATGGCTGGGAGTTTCTCAAGGAGATCAAGTCAGACAAGGAGACCGCCGCAATTCCCGTCATCATGGCAACCATGACCGAAGAGCCCGATCGCGGTTTTGCTCTGGGCGCGTCTGAATACATGACAAAGCCGATCGACCGCGAAAAGATGAAAGCCTTGCTGTCAAAATACCATCCGCAGGACCGGACACCAGAGGTGCTGGTAGTCGAGGATGATCCCGATGTACGCGACGTTTTACGCGGAATCTTCTCCAAGAACGGTTGGGACGTCACTGAGGCGGAGAACGGCAATATCGGGATCGAGCGCCTGAATGGATGTCAGCCCGATCTCATTATGCTTGACCTGCTGATGCCGGAAATGGACGGTTTTCAGTTCCTTGAAGCGCTTCGTCAACGCCCTGAATATGGCAGGATAACGATCGTCGTGCTAACCGCGGCAAACTTGACGCCGGAAGATCACCAGCGGCTAAATGGCGGCGTCACGCAGATCGTGCAAAAAACAGATATTGGTCGGAGCGAGCTCTTGGCCACGATCCGTGAGATCATTGTAGAGAACACACCGCAACCCACGCAGGAGGCCGTGGGATGA
- the tauA gene encoding taurine ABC transporter substrate-binding protein: MKAVRRVMLALFCVAQLGARGASAQDDVTIGYQLMYNPWKTAIVSGEIEQAVGQPVAWRKFESGAKVINSMILGNVQIAQSGSSPIAAGISRGLDIEVVWILEDIAAAEALVVRDGAGVIAPRDLAGRTIGVPFASTTHFHLLFALEQFGIEQKDVDIRNMQPQEIAEAWQRGEIDAAFVWDPALSEIKKSGKVLITSGVLSSWGKATFDAMVVDRTFAAQNPDFMCKLIKTVAAADADYLANPSAWTSGSDQVAAIVSLAGGDPENVPVVLGLYDFPTLREQASPRWLGGGGEGGVAQALSFTAEFLREQGKIRSVVDDFARHVNPRYVEMVLEGAC; this comes from the coding sequence ATGAAAGCGGTTCGGCGGGTGATGTTGGCCCTGTTTTGCGTCGCGCAGTTGGGTGCGCGCGGGGCAAGTGCGCAGGACGATGTCACGATCGGCTACCAGCTGATGTATAATCCTTGGAAGACGGCGATCGTGAGCGGTGAAATCGAGCAAGCCGTTGGCCAGCCCGTGGCATGGCGAAAGTTCGAGTCCGGCGCAAAGGTCATCAACTCGATGATTTTGGGCAATGTTCAGATCGCGCAATCCGGGTCAAGCCCGATTGCCGCCGGTATCAGCCGGGGCCTGGACATTGAGGTCGTCTGGATTCTGGAAGATATAGCGGCGGCGGAAGCACTGGTTGTTCGGGACGGAGCCGGCGTAATCGCGCCTCGGGATCTGGCGGGCAGGACCATCGGCGTGCCTTTCGCTTCAACCACACATTTCCACCTTCTTTTTGCGCTCGAGCAGTTTGGGATTGAGCAGAAGGATGTCGATATACGAAACATGCAACCTCAGGAGATCGCGGAGGCGTGGCAACGTGGTGAGATCGACGCTGCCTTTGTCTGGGATCCGGCATTAAGCGAAATCAAGAAGTCCGGGAAAGTGCTGATCACCTCTGGTGTTCTGTCAAGCTGGGGGAAGGCCACGTTCGATGCGATGGTTGTCGACAGGACATTCGCCGCCCAGAACCCGGATTTCATGTGCAAATTGATCAAGACCGTTGCGGCTGCGGATGCAGATTATCTCGCCAATCCTTCGGCCTGGACGTCGGGATCGGATCAGGTCGCCGCGATCGTCAGCCTGGCCGGTGGTGATCCCGAAAACGTGCCGGTGGTTCTGGGCCTTTACGATTTTCCAACGCTCAGAGAACAAGCATCGCCGCGCTGGCTTGGCGGCGGCGGCGAGGGAGGTGTCGCCCAGGCGCTGAGTTTCACTGCAGAGTTCCTGCGCGAGCAGGGTAAAATTCGCAGTGTCGTAGACGATTTCGCGCGGCATGTGAATCCTCGTTATGTCGAGATGGTTCTTGAGGGCGCGTGTTGA
- a CDS encoding substrate-binding periplasmic protein, protein MFTAMSQTCRAAAAIFALSCASPAVAQDQMTHISTLDWPPYTGSDLPSGGATTEVVRVAFEKAGFITDVAYRPWKRAIDMAKDGKDGVIAYFPGYHCRHQEGFIASDPIGNGPLGFAENAAAPISWDSLDSIGEQQLKIGTVLGYANTDEFDQKVGTGWILAVPSNDDLTNLKKLVRKRIDAAVIDKFVLEYLKATEPSLKSNRDDLQFNATPLEDKTLYLCFRDDGDGRAMLEKFNAGLAQVNADDIAENYFATAFSQ, encoded by the coding sequence ATGTTTACTGCGATGTCTCAGACATGTCGCGCGGCGGCTGCGATCTTTGCACTGTCATGCGCGTCGCCAGCTGTGGCGCAGGATCAGATGACCCACATCTCGACGCTGGATTGGCCACCCTACACCGGCAGTGATCTGCCCAGTGGCGGAGCGACGACAGAAGTGGTTCGCGTGGCCTTTGAGAAGGCAGGGTTCATAACAGATGTTGCCTATCGCCCATGGAAACGTGCGATCGATATGGCAAAAGATGGCAAGGACGGAGTCATTGCATACTTCCCTGGATATCATTGCCGCCACCAGGAAGGTTTCATCGCATCCGATCCGATCGGCAATGGCCCTTTGGGATTTGCTGAAAATGCGGCTGCGCCAATTTCGTGGGACAGCCTCGATTCCATCGGTGAACAGCAGCTGAAGATCGGAACGGTCCTCGGCTACGCGAATACCGACGAATTCGATCAAAAAGTCGGAACCGGTTGGATCCTGGCGGTTCCGTCAAACGACGATCTTACGAATCTGAAGAAACTGGTGCGCAAGCGCATTGACGCCGCTGTCATAGACAAATTCGTGCTTGAATACCTCAAAGCGACGGAACCAAGCCTGAAATCAAACCGAGATGACCTGCAATTCAACGCCACCCCACTGGAAGACAAGACGCTATATCTGTGTTTCCGCGATGACGGGGATGGTCGTGCGATGCTCGAAAAATTCAATGCGGGACTCGCTCAGGTGAATGCGGACGATATCGCGGAGAATTACTTCGCGACTGCGTTTTCGCAATGA
- a CDS encoding substrate-binding periplasmic protein, with product MDAGLCGTRTEEREDFNHYPDEPLLNYDATLFVRMDSSLTTSDRSPLSGKSFALVKGYSYGGIDNELEADGMSRVEATGRESMIKLLTLGRVETVLDTTLPFLADARRLGVEDQVRPLLPSLAETPGYLFFSRKPGHETLADRFSKALTEFKTTPKFLAIKQRYGL from the coding sequence GTGGACGCGGGCCTTTGTGGTACGAGAACCGAAGAGCGTGAAGACTTCAACCATTACCCGGACGAGCCGTTACTGAACTATGATGCAACGCTTTTCGTGCGCATGGATTCCAGCTTGACCACTTCCGACCGTAGCCCGCTCTCCGGAAAATCCTTTGCGCTGGTAAAAGGGTACAGCTACGGAGGCATCGACAATGAACTTGAAGCGGACGGCATGTCGCGCGTCGAAGCCACGGGTCGCGAAAGCATGATCAAACTCCTGACGCTTGGGCGGGTCGAAACTGTTCTGGATACGACCCTGCCATTTCTTGCAGATGCCAGGCGGTTGGGGGTCGAAGATCAGGTCCGACCTCTCTTGCCAAGCCTCGCTGAAACGCCGGGATATTTGTTTTTCAGCCGGAAACCAGGTCACGAGACGCTTGCAGATAGGTTTTCGAAAGCCCTGACTGAGTTCAAGACGACACCTAAATTTCTTGCCATAAAGCAACGATATGGGTTGTAA
- a CDS encoding transposase translates to MSKRKNHSPEFKAKAALEALKGERTAAELASQFGVHPTMIHSWKRALLEGASGVFERGGKKSPEIDEEQVKELHAKIGELAVANDFLSRKLMPWTGK, encoded by the coding sequence ATGTCGAAACGGAAGAACCACTCGCCCGAGTTCAAGGCGAAAGCCGCGCTTGAGGCTTTGAAGGGTGAGCGAACTGCGGCTGAGCTTGCCAGCCAATTCGGCGTCCATCCCACGATGATCCACAGCTGGAAACGCGCTCTGCTGGAAGGCGCGTCCGGCGTGTTTGAACGCGGCGGAAAGAAGTCCCCAGAGATCGACGAGGAGCAGGTCAAAGAACTGCACGCGAAGATCGGGGAGCTGGCTGTCGCCAACGATTTTTTGTCACGAAAGCTCATGCCGTGGACCGGCAAGTGA
- a CDS encoding IS3 family transposase has translation MVEPANANLSIGKQCKLLSISRSSFYYTPKGETAMNLMLMRRIDEQFLETPFFGVRQKTWHLRNDGHLVNEKRIRRLMRLMGLMPTYQKPNTSKAAKGHKTYPYLLRGLRLERPNQVWCADITYLPMRRGFLYLAAIMDWHTRKVLAWRLSNTLEADFCVEALNEAIARFGPPEIMNTDQGSQFTSFAWTSRLRRSGVRISPLAHAHMRCRAADGWQGALPR, from the coding sequence ATGGTTGAGCCTGCCAATGCCAACCTGTCGATTGGCAAGCAGTGCAAGCTGCTGTCGATCTCGCGGTCGTCGTTTTACTACACGCCCAAGGGCGAGACGGCGATGAACCTGATGTTGATGCGCCGGATCGATGAACAGTTCCTGGAAACGCCGTTCTTTGGTGTCCGCCAGAAGACTTGGCACCTCCGAAACGACGGGCACCTTGTGAACGAGAAGCGCATCCGACGCTTGATGCGGCTGATGGGCTTGATGCCGACCTATCAGAAACCAAACACCAGCAAAGCAGCGAAAGGGCACAAGACCTATCCCTATCTGTTGCGTGGTCTACGCCTGGAGCGTCCCAATCAGGTGTGGTGTGCCGACATCACGTATCTGCCAATGCGCAGGGGCTTTCTGTATCTGGCGGCGATCATGGATTGGCACACCCGAAAGGTGCTGGCCTGGCGCCTTTCGAACACGCTGGAAGCAGACTTCTGCGTCGAGGCACTGAACGAGGCCATCGCCAGGTTTGGCCCGCCGGAAATCATGAATACGGATCAGGGCAGCCAGTTCACATCTTTTGCCTGGACGAGCAGATTGCGCCGATCCGGCGTGCGGATCTCCCCTCTCGCGCATGCACACATGCGCTGCCGGGCAGCGGATGGATGGCAAGGGGCGCTTCCTCGATAA
- a CDS encoding helix-turn-helix domain-containing protein: MKIDLENHELLKFRLRMAGSSMAEIARHLGINQSSVTVVSQGYRRSHRVQAEIARQLGTTPQELFPERYATEEDVTKHN; encoded by the coding sequence ATGAAGATCGACCTGGAAAATCACGAGCTTCTAAAATTCCGCCTTCGTATGGCCGGCTCGTCGATGGCAGAAATTGCTCGGCACCTAGGGATCAACCAAAGCAGTGTCACTGTGGTGAGCCAAGGATACCGACGGTCACATCGTGTGCAGGCCGAAATCGCCCGTCAACTGGGCACGACACCTCAAGAACTCTTTCCCGAACGCTATGCAACAGAGGAGGATGTCACGAAACACAACTGA